In Candidatus Bathyarchaeota archaeon, the genomic window GGCCAGCCTGATCAGGTATGGACAGCCCTTCCTGACCCTGGTATCTGGAACCCCTGGGAACCTAGCTGGATTCTATCTTGTAGGTCTTCTTCATAAGAGATTCACGTGGCCCAAGTTCTTGGCGGTATCCTTCCTAGGCCTCCTGGTAGGAAATCTAATTGCCGCCTTCGGGGTCTTATTAGCAGCATACCTAGGGCTATATCCTCCAATAGCGGGCATGACTGCACAACCCCCTGGGGTTCAGGCCTCCTTCGTTTTGGGATTGACCCTCTTCTGGATGGTTACCATGTGGCCCTTCATCCTTGTCCTTGTTCCCTTGATGCTAAGGTCCGCGAGCGGCCTTCTACCCGACCACATCAGAACTCATCTCCTAAGGCCCAACGAGGCGAGGTTCTCCTTTTCACTCTCCTTCTCCACGGTGGGCCTCCTCGCCCTATTGATAGGGGTGATCGCCCTTCAATTTCCAGGAGCCTTCGCCCCGGCTGGAACTGCTGCCGTCGGAGCCATCTCAACTGTCTTCACCGCAATAGGGGTTCTACTTCTGGGTGCGGGATTGCTCCACGCCCTAAGGGGATCTAAATAGCGGGAGTTTAATCTAGGCTTAGGCCGACGATGTGAGCTTCCCAAGGGTCGTTTAATTGGAATCTTCAGGGTTTAAATTTCAGGGTTTTTAAGCACCTTTCTGGGCACCATTTTTATAAAAGGATCTCATAGTAAGAGGCTATGGGCTTTAAATCGATGGTAGGATGGGGAAGGCTTCATGGGGTCATCGGAAGGGCTCTAGGTCTTCTAGCCAGATCTAGGCCAAGCTTCAATATGATCAGCCTCCTTGAGGCCTCATCTCTTGGCCTAATTCTCGCTCTAGCCATTATTTTCAGGATTATGCCGATAAAGTATGGAGCCTATTTCTCAACAGAGGCCGATACAGTATTCCAGTATAGGGTTGCTGAATACGTCGTGAGGAATGGGTACTCGGCATGGTTCACCTGGAATGATACCCTTAGCTGGTATCCATATGGGAGGGATATTGCCCACACGTCCTTCCCAGGCCTCCCCTTTTCAGCAGCCATCGTCTACTCTCTCCTAGTATCCTTGGGTTTCAACTTCTCCCTTTACGATGTATGCATCTTCTTTCCCATCCTAATGGCCTCCCTCACCTGCTTATGCATCTTTTTCCTTGGGAGGGACCTTGGTGGCGGAAGCGCAGGCCTTTTGGCCTCCTTCATAATGGCCGTGGGCCCAGCATTCATCCTAAGAACATACCTAGGCTTCTTCGATACCGAGAATATAGGGATCTTCAGCACGGTGGCTATGTCCCTCTTCTTCCTAAGATCCATCGAAAGGGAGAAACCCCTCCTCAATAGGCTGCTCTACTCAATAGCGGCGGGCCTCTCCCTCTCCTACTTCCACGCATCCTGGGGTGCATCTAAATACGCTGTTGGTCTCCTAGCCCTCTTCATGGCCTCCACGCTGTTCTTCAACCTCTACGAGAGGCGACACCTACTCTCATATGGCGTCGTCCTCGGCGTCAGCTCCATAATCGCTATGATGATACCCATCCACGGCATTGGCTTCCTCTACAGCGCCGAGAATGTAGCCGCCTTCGGCCTCTTCATCCTCCTATTCATATATGAGGCGATCAAGGGCAGGATGAGCAGGTGGAAGGCCATGCTCGCCTCCGGAGTTATGCTGGCATCTCTCGCCATAGGGGTTCTCATCTTGGAGTCTAGGGGCCTAATACCTCCCCTCGCGCACAAGTTTCTAAGTGTTCTAGACCCTTCTCAGAGGGCTGCCAGCCCGCTTTTCGAGTCTGTTGCAGAGCATAGGAAGGCCACCTGGACGACTTTCTTCGAGAACTTCGGGATCACCCTCCCTCTCGCCCTCTTCGGAACCTATCTAGCCCTGAGAAGGAGGGAGGAGAAGCTGATCTACGGCTCCCTCCTCTTCCTCTCAGCCCTCTACTTCACCGGATCCCTCATAAGGTTAGTCCTCATCCTCTCCATTCCAGTGAGCCTCATGGGAGCCTATGGCATGAAGGAGCTCCTCTCACCCTTCCTTGTAAAGGGCTCTAGGCAGGTCGAGAGGCGTTTAAGGAGGAGGAGGCTGGGCGTTAGCAGGGAGATGGGTCTAATATTTGTCGCGGCTATATTTGCATCCATTCTGCCGATGGTCTGGGGGGCAGCCAGCCTCGCAAACAGCCCGATGAACATAGGCGTGACCGTTCCAGTTAAGATGGGGGGGAGGTACCCCCAAGACTGGCTCCAGGCGCTTGTATGGATGAGGGACAACCTCCCAGAGGACTCAGTCGTGGTCTCTTGGTGGGACTACGGCTACTGGATCGAGACCTTCTCCAACAAGAGGACCCTCGCCGACGGCTCAACACTAAACGGTGAGCAGATAGGTAGAATAGGGAGGATAATGATGTTGAACCAGTCGGAGGCCCTCGAGATCCTAAAGGACTACAACGCCACCCACATCATGGTCTATTACACCTTCAATCCGAGTAATCCATCTCAGGAGTGGCCCCTGGGAGACAACGCTAAGTGGTACTGGATGGTTAGGATAGGGGGCCTAAACCTAACAGAGTATGTCGAGGAGGGCAGATACACCGCGAAGTTCTACGAGTCCACGATATACAACCTGATGAGGAAGAGCGCAGATCCAGAGCACTTCAAGTTGGTATACAAGTCGGAGAACGGATGGGTTCTAATATACGAGATAAAGTATTAAACCAGAATATAATACTCGAACAGATCTCTAAAACAACACTTATTTTAATATCTCGGCTGGACGCTCTGTAAACACCATCATTAAAGAATATTCATAAAAATCTTAATTAAGAAGCGAATTATAGTTTTAGCCTTACTAGGGGAAAATTATCTTTCTGGCGTACCACTTCAAATCCATTTTTTAAGTAGAAAGCTAATGGGCCAGATGGGTTGTTTTCGGAGTCTAACCTAGCAAATGTCTCCACAACCCTGTAGTTTCTTTCGCCAAGCTCTTTTAAGATTTTTTGGAGCATAATTGTTCCATATCCTTTCCTTCTATTCTCTTTATTTATTATGTATAGACAAGCTATAAACACTGCATCATCGCTTGGAGGCCCTGAAACATAGTCATCAACCCTTGGAAAATGTTTTACAGAAGCATACTGCATAAAGCCTATCGGGGCATTGTCAAGATAGGCGATCTCAACACCCCTTCCAAAAGATCTCTCTAAGAAATCGAGCCACTTCATCTTCCTCTTCTCGATGTCATATTTAGATACATAACGCTGTAATTCACCGCTCGTATGCCAGTAAAAGCAAAATCTGCATGGCTCGGGGATCATCTGCAAGTTATGGATGCCAACCCTTTCAAAATTTAACAGATTTCCACCACCTTTGTAACCTTCACATATAGAGATAATAGACAAGATATAATATTAATAAGTATCACTCTTTTTGGGAAAAGAAAATTTTATGAAGGGATCTTTTGGCAATCGAACCTACCCCGCCGATCTTCATGGACCTCTCCTTTTTTTGGGCCAATCCATAGGGGGATAAACGGGTTGATATGGGTGCTGGGAGAATACTCAAGGGGGATGGTAACATTTATCTTCTCTATCTTCAATCTTTCGGGGAGAAGCGTGGTTGATAGACTTGTCCTTCAAGATAGGGAGGGTTGGCGAACTGAAGGTGGGCTCCTACGCAGTCATCGACGGAGAGCCCTGCAGGATCGTCTCAATAGATAAGAGTAAACCGGGTAAGCATGGGAGCGCGAAGTTCCGATGCACGGGTATCAGCCTGCTCGACGATAGCAAGCGCAGCTTCGTCAGCCCCGTCGACGCCTCCATACAGATCCCGATAATAGACAAGAGGAATGCCCAGATAGTCTCCGTAGGAGAGACCAGCGTCCAGCTTATGGATCTAGAATCCTATGAGGTCTTCGAGGTCAACCTGCCAAGGGAGGAGGAGATAAGGTCAAGGCTGGAAGCTGGAAAAGAGGTTGAATACTGGAACATTATGGGCAGGTACAGGATCCAGAGGGTGAAGGGCTGAGCCTCAGAAGGCATCTTCGATGAAGCGAGTAGAGCATATGCGGCTTAGGCCAGGGATGAGTGTCAGGGATCTCGCAGAGGAGATGAGGCAAGCGGGGGTAATAGGGGCTGGGAGGATTGGACGGGCCGCTGAGATCATTTATGAGATGTTCTTCGACGAGGAGTACACCACCTTCATCACCCTATCTGGCCCCCTCATACCGAGTGGGATGCGCCTCATATTCACCGACCTCATTAGAGAGGGATACATAGACGCTGTAGTAACCACGGGAGCGAATGTGGTTCACGACCTACTAGAGGCCATGGGGAGAAGACACCTTATAGGAGACGGAGAGGCCGATGACAGGGAACTCCAGAGGAGGGGTATAAACAGGATCTACGACATCTATGTTGAGGGGGAGGCCTTCGTGGAGCTAGAGAGGTATATCTGGAGTATACTCGACGAGATACCTCGAGAAGATAGGGTGGGCATCTCCATCAATAAGCTCCTGAGGGAGGTGGGGCTGAGGGTGAGGGATGGGGAGTCCGTACTCTATAACGCTGCGAAGCATGGAGTTCCAGTGTTCAGCCCTTGCCTTTTAGACTCGATGCTCGGGATGCCCCTATGGATGTACTCGAAGCGGGAGCCCCTCCTCCTTAATCCCATCAAGGACTTCGATCTATTCGCTGAGATGGTTTACGAGGCCAAGAAGGCTGGCGCAATAATCCTAGGGGGAGGGGTCCCGAAGCATCATGTGTTATACATGAACACTCTAAGGGGAGGACTAGACGCCGCGGTACAGATAACCTCCGCGAGGGAGGATGACGGGAGCCTTAGCGGAGCCCCACTGAGGGAGGCCATAAGCTGGGGGAAGGTGAAGGGGGATAAGATATCCAATATCTATGGAGACGCAACGATCCTCTTCCCTCTATTAGTAGCAGCCGCCCTGAAGACACCTTGATCTTCCCAAAGATAAAAGGCATCTTTGATGGGGAGAGCAGAACATATCATCCTCAGCCGCTCCTTGGACATCAAAATATAAAAGATATCGTGTCTTATACCTCTCATGCCCCGGAATAGTGTTGTCTAAATGGTACTAGAGAGGCTTGGGTCATCCCTCTACGAGGCCCTCAGGAAGGTCTTGAGGGCGCAGGCGGTTGATAAAGATTTAGTCAGGGAACTAGTCAGGGATTTCCAGAGGGCCCTACTCCAGGCGGACGTGAACGTTCAGCTCGTCCTTGAACTCTCGAAGAACATCGAGAAGAGGGCTCTAGAGGAGAGGCTCCCCCCCGGAATAAGCCGGAGAGAGCATATAGTTAAGGTCGTCTACGACGAGCTCACGAGATTCGTAGGGGAGAGGCAGGAGCCCCTAGAGATAAAGGCCGGCAGACAGAATATCCTTATGCTCGTCGGGGTCCAGGGCTCTGGGAAGACCACGACGGCGGCGAAGCTGGCTAGGTTCATCCAGAAGAGGGGATTTAAGGTCGGCCTTATATGCGCTGACACCTTCCGGCCTGGAGCATATGACCAGCTTCGACAGCTGGCCGAATCCGTAAACATCGATTTCTATGGGGAGCTCGGTGGGAGGGACCCAATAGCCATAGCGAGGAGGGGGTTAGAGAGGTTTAAGAACCACGACGTGGTCATAATCGACACCTCCGGCCGCCATAAGGAGGAGAAATCCCTCTTGGAGGAGATGAGAGGCCTTGCGGAAGCCATAAACCCCCATGAGGTGATCTTGGTGGTTGATGGAACCATTGGACAGCAGGCAGCGGCTCAGGCTGAGGCCTTCAATAAGGCCACAAGCATAGGCTCCATAATAATAGCGAAGCTCGACGGCTCTGCGAGAGGTGGGGGGGCCCTCTCATCCGTGGCTGCGACGGGCGCCAAGATAAAGTTCATCGGGACAGGGGAGAAGATCGAGGACCTGGAGCCCTTCATCCCCGCCCGGTTCATCTCGAGGCTTCTTGGGATGGGGGATATAGAGGGGCTTGTCAAAAGGGTTGAGGAGGCCGAGGTTAAGGTATCTGAGAGGGATGTCAAGGCTATTCTCTCAGGGAGATTCACCCTCTCAGACATGTACCAGCAGTTCGAGGAGATGAGGAAGCTTGGCCCTCTAAGGAAGATCCTAACGATGCTTCCTGGGTTGGGGTATCAACTCCAAGATGATCAGTTCGATGTTGCCGAGGAGAAGTTGAAAAGGTGGAGGGCTATGATCCAGTCAATGACCAAGGAGGAGAGGGAGAACCCGAGGATTCTGGACGCCTCTAGGATTAGACGTGTGGCCAGGGGGTCTGGAACAGAGGAGAGGGATGTGAGAGAGCTTATAAAACAGTATGAGCTAATGAAGAGGATGCTCAAACAGCTCAGGGGGAGGCGAGGACTGATGAGGCTTCTCCCCACAAAAATGGGGTGAGAGGGAGGATTGGGAAAGTCATCCGGTCCCAGGAGGAAGAGTAGAAGTGCCCTAACGAAACCCGTGAGGGAGAAGGGGAAGCTGGGCCTAAGTAGGCTCCTCACAAAATACGAGATCGGGGAGAAGGTCATAATAGACATAGACCCCGCAGTCCACAGGGGGATGCCCCACCGCCGCTACCAGGGGAGAACAGGAACCGTTGTCGAGAAGAGGGGTAAGGCATATATTATAGAGATCCCTCAAAGGAAGATCTCCAAGCTCATCATAGCCTCCCCGGAGCATCTTAGGAGATGTTAGATTAAGAGATGTTGATCTCTAAGAAGGAGATAACTGTAGCCGAGGCAAAGAGGCTTCTAGAAGGAGTGGAGGAGCTGGACCCCCTCCAGCGTAGGGTTTTGGACTATGCCTCGAAGTTTTCCAAGCTCCCAGCCGAGAGAGCCGCAGAACTAGTTGAAATGCTCATGAATGAGGCTCTACTCGAAAGGAGGACGGCTGTTCAGATAGTCAACTGCCTACCCGAAAGCGTAGAAGAGGTTAGAACCCTGCTCGGGCGTCAAAGAATAGTCTCGGAGGAGGCCCTTAACAAGATCCTGGAGATACTCAAGAGATACAGCGCAGGCTGAATCCTAGGGTCTAGTGGTCGATGAGGTGGGAGCGTGGAGCGAGAGGGCAAGAAATACGAGGAGTATGCCTACGTGTTAGACTTCCTCCCGCATGGCAAGCCCGGTGTCCCCCGTCACCCCTATGGAAGGGGCCTCGTTCAACTGATAGGTGAGGCTTTCTTCACCCTTCTGGAGGCCGTGCCTCATAGGAACGTGGACTTCACGGTTAGAGAGAGGATCTATATAGGGAAGTTTGGGAGGACAAAGATAGATCACGTCCTTGGGAGGATCTCCTACGACGATCTCACCTCTACGGCCAAGGCTGAACTTCCAGGGGTTATAGAGACCATAGTTAGGTCCCAGGAGAAGAGGTTCATAGATTTTTTCAACACATCTCAGCCGATAACTCCAAGGATGCACTCAATGGAACTCATCCCGGGAATAGGGAAGAAGCTTATGTGGCAGATATTGGAGCAAAGGGAGAAAGAGCCGTTCAAGAGCTTTGAAGACCTACAGAAGAGGATAAACCTTCCAGACCCCGCTAGGCTCATCGCAAGGAGGATTTTAGAAGAGCTCTCGAAAGAGGAGAAATATCTCATATTCACCAGGTCCATGTGAAGAGATCATCAGTTTAAAGGGGCTCTATTCTAAGGTGTATTTATCTGCGTCACCTTTTTAAGCCTCCTGATGAGAGGAAGAGTGGAAATAGAATGAGGGCCAGAAACTTCAGGGAGATCAAAGGGATGCCCTATACTAGACGTGAATTTATGGGGGGCGTCCCAGGGTCAAAGATAACGAAGTTCACGATGGGTGACCCAAAGAAGAGGTTCGAATATACCGTTAAGCTGGTAAATCTAGAGAATGCCCAGATAAGGCATAACGCCCTCGAGGCTGCCAGGATAGCGGCAAACAAGTTCCTAGAGAGCCGGCTGGGTAGAGAAGGCTACATGATGAAGGTAGTCCCATACCCACATAACGTCCTCAGGGAGCATAAGAGGATCAATGTGGCCCAAGCGGACAGGTTCCAGGAGGGGATGAAGAAGGCCTATGGGAAGCCCGTGGGAACAGCCGCAAGGGTTATGATGGGAGATCCCATAATAATAGCTCAGGTTCCTGCAGGGGGAGTGGAAGTCGCAAAGGAGGCCTTGAGGAGGGCCTCCGCAAAGTTCCCAACCCCATGCAGAATAGTGGTGGAAGAGAACCTCGAACCCTCCAACTAAATAGGATTGGGATGGGTTGGAAGGGTTTGGATGAGCCCCCTTATTACGACCTAGAGGAAGAGCGCGTACTAGAGGAGATTAGGAGGCTTAATGCGAGGAGGGTTCTAATACAGCTCCCAGAAGGCCTGAGGCCACACGCCTTCAAGCTGACCGAGAGACTTGAGGGAACTGGCGCCGAGATATTTCTCGTCGGAGACTCATGCTACGGGGCTTGCGACCTTGCCATCCGTCAGGCTGAAAGCTTGGGAGTCAGCCTCCTAATCCATTATGGCCATAGCAGGATGCTCCCCGATACGGAGATCCCGGTGCTCTACATCGAGGCAGTCTCGAAGGTGGACCTTAAGCCAGCTATTGAGAGGTCTTTGCCCCTGATTGAGGGCTGGGAAAGGATAGGGCTAACAACAACCGTCCAGCACATACATAAGCTGGGAGAGGTTGCTGAATTGTTGAGAGGTAGGGGGATGGAGCCTCACATCGGGAAGGGAGGATTTGGCCTCCTGAGGCCGGGAATGGTAACCGGCTGTAACTACAGCTCTGCCACATCCATAGCGGAGATTGTTGATGGCTACCTATTCATAGGAGGGGGGCGTTTCCACCCTGTCGGGCTAGCCCTAGCCACGGGGAAGAGGGTTGTAGCCGCCGACCCCTACCTCGCCTCGGCTTCGATAATCGAGGAGTCGGAGATCAGGAGAATCATCATGAGGAGGCTGGCAGCAATAGAGGCCGCCAAGTATGCCAGGAGGTATTGCATAGTGGTTAGCCTGAAGCCTGGACAACTCCATCTCAAGGAGGCATTAAATATTAAAAGTGCCTTGGAGATGCGTGGTAAGAAGGCGGTAATCCTATGCCTAGATGAGGTTAGGGCAGAGGCTCTCAATAACTTCATAGAGGCCGAGGCCTTCATAGACACAGCATGTCCAAGGATAGCCCTAGACGGGCTAGAGGACCTCCGCAAGCCCTTCCTCACCCTCAGAGAGGCGGAGGCGTTAATAGGTCTGAGGAGCGTAGAGGAGGTCTGGAGGTACTAGGGAGAGGTCTAGGGGTTCCGAGGTTTCCATCAGTAAGTTTACGCTCAATGAAAACCTTATTCACAACCATAGGCGGAGGATTTAATAAAAGGCGCGTGGATCGCCCTACGCGGCTCATTCGGGATGTGACAAGCTCATGCCAAGAGGATCCGATGGCGGCGAGCATACTCCATATAGGCTTAGGGAGAGATTTGTCTACCCTGGGGAACGCCTAGCCGTTGAGGAGGAGTTCTTCAGCGGGAGGGGAACCTACATGGATAGGGGTGTAATAAGGTCTGAGGCGCTGGGGAGAGCCCTATACGATATGAGGGAGAGGGAGGTGAGGGTCTCGAAGGCTACGAGGGAACCCATAATTCCCATAGAAGGTTTCGAGGTGATAGGAGAGGTGGGTTCAGTTCAGAGGAGGATGGCCAACGTGGATGTCTTCATAGTCTCGGGCCGAGAGGTCTCCAGGCCATACACAGGGGTTATATATCCTCCCGCAACCAAGAGATCCTCCAGAGGCCTAGACATGGCGGTGAGGAGCGGGGATATAATAAAGGGAAAGATCATCAATACTAAGAATAGAGTGCTACAGATCTCGATAGACGAAGAGGAATATGGAGTGATACTCGCCTACTGCTCAAGATGTGGCTCCCCGTTAGAATATAGGAGAACCCGTCTCCACTGTCCGAGGTGCGGGAGGGTTGATAGAAGGAAGATCGCAAAACAATACGGTTTGGAGGCATTAAATTGAAGTTGAGGGTCCTCTCCAAGGAAGATAACAGTCTCGAAATAGCCTTCGGAGGGGAGGGGCATACCCTCCTAAACCTCCTCCAGAGCCTCCTACTCAAACAGAAAGGGGTTAAAATGGCGGGATACTCGAAGCCCCACCCGTTAATGGACCGCTCAGTGCTCTTCGTGA contains:
- the dph2 gene encoding diphthamide biosynthesis enzyme Dph2; translated protein: MDEPPYYDLEEERVLEEIRRLNARRVLIQLPEGLRPHAFKLTERLEGTGAEIFLVGDSCYGACDLAIRQAESLGVSLLIHYGHSRMLPDTEIPVLYIEAVSKVDLKPAIERSLPLIEGWERIGLTTTVQHIHKLGEVAELLRGRGMEPHIGKGGFGLLRPGMVTGCNYSSATSIAEIVDGYLFIGGGRFHPVGLALATGKRVVAADPYLASASIIEESEIRRIIMRRLAAIEAAKYARRYCIVVSLKPGQLHLKEALNIKSALEMRGKKAVILCLDEVRAEALNNFIEAEAFIDTACPRIALDGLEDLRKPFLTLREAEALIGLRSVEEVWRY
- a CDS encoding exosome complex RNA-binding protein Csl4; translation: MPRGSDGGEHTPYRLRERFVYPGERLAVEEEFFSGRGTYMDRGVIRSEALGRALYDMREREVRVSKATREPIIPIEGFEVIGEVGSVQRRMANVDVFIVSGREVSRPYTGVIYPPATKRSSRGLDMAVRSGDIIKGKIINTKNRVLQISIDEEEYGVILAYCSRCGSPLEYRRTRLHCPRCGRVDRRKIAKQYGLEALN
- a CDS encoding translation initiation factor IF-5A; its protein translation is MSFKIGRVGELKVGSYAVIDGEPCRIVSIDKSKPGKHGSAKFRCTGISLLDDSKRSFVSPVDASIQIPIIDKRNAQIVSVGETSVQLMDLESYEVFEVNLPREEEIRSRLEAGKEVEYWNIMGRYRIQRVKG
- a CDS encoding glycosyltransferase family 39 protein, translated to MVGWGRLHGVIGRALGLLARSRPSFNMISLLEASSLGLILALAIIFRIMPIKYGAYFSTEADTVFQYRVAEYVVRNGYSAWFTWNDTLSWYPYGRDIAHTSFPGLPFSAAIVYSLLVSLGFNFSLYDVCIFFPILMASLTCLCIFFLGRDLGGGSAGLLASFIMAVGPAFILRTYLGFFDTENIGIFSTVAMSLFFLRSIEREKPLLNRLLYSIAAGLSLSYFHASWGASKYAVGLLALFMASTLFFNLYERRHLLSYGVVLGVSSIIAMMIPIHGIGFLYSAENVAAFGLFILLFIYEAIKGRMSRWKAMLASGVMLASLAIGVLILESRGLIPPLAHKFLSVLDPSQRAASPLFESVAEHRKATWTTFFENFGITLPLALFGTYLALRRREEKLIYGSLLFLSALYFTGSLIRLVLILSIPVSLMGAYGMKELLSPFLVKGSRQVERRLRRRRLGVSREMGLIFVAAIFASILPMVWGAASLANSPMNIGVTVPVKMGGRYPQDWLQALVWMRDNLPEDSVVVSWWDYGYWIETFSNKRTLADGSTLNGEQIGRIGRIMMLNQSEALEILKDYNATHIMVYYTFNPSNPSQEWPLGDNAKWYWMVRIGGLNLTEYVEEGRYTAKFYESTIYNLMRKSADPEHFKLVYKSENGWVLIYEIKY
- a CDS encoding DUF655 domain-containing protein; protein product: MEREGKKYEEYAYVLDFLPHGKPGVPRHPYGRGLVQLIGEAFFTLLEAVPHRNVDFTVRERIYIGKFGRTKIDHVLGRISYDDLTSTAKAELPGVIETIVRSQEKRFIDFFNTSQPITPRMHSMELIPGIGKKLMWQILEQREKEPFKSFEDLQKRINLPDPARLIARRILEELSKEEKYLIFTRSM
- a CDS encoding GNAT family N-acetyltransferase, with product MKWLDFLERSFGRGVEIAYLDNAPIGFMQYASVKHFPRVDDYVSGPPSDDAVFIACLYIINKENRRKGYGTIMLQKILKELGERNYRVVETFARLDSENNPSGPLAFYLKNGFEVVRQKDNFPLVRLKL
- a CDS encoding 50S ribosomal protein L16, which codes for MRARNFREIKGMPYTRREFMGGVPGSKITKFTMGDPKKRFEYTVKLVNLENAQIRHNALEAARIAANKFLESRLGREGYMMKVVPYPHNVLREHKRINVAQADRFQEGMKKAYGKPVGTAARVMMGDPIIIAQVPAGGVEVAKEALRRASAKFPTPCRIVVEENLEPSN
- a CDS encoding DNA-directed RNA polymerase subunit L, producing MKLRVLSKEDNSLEIAFGGEGHTLLNLLQSLLLKQKGVKMAGYSKPHPLMDRSVLFVSTEEDKPPEVALIEAAEEGKRLLKEFLEEFEGRLAR
- a CDS encoding 50S ribosomal protein L21e → MGKSSGPRRKSRSALTKPVREKGKLGLSRLLTKYEIGEKVIIDIDPAVHRGMPHRRYQGRTGTVVEKRGKAYIIEIPQRKISKLIIASPEHLRRC
- a CDS encoding ECF transporter S component — encoded protein: MASGDDSRRSSSRAQRITLIALSASLYAVGSYITSYIESPWGIGQFRPAVVIPFFFAVAYGPAVGGLGAALGTFLASLIRYGQPFLTLVSGTPGNLAGFYLVGLLHKRFTWPKFLAVSFLGLLVGNLIAAFGVLLAAYLGLYPPIAGMTAQPPGVQASFVLGLTLFWMVTMWPFILVLVPLMLRSASGLLPDHIRTHLLRPNEARFSFSLSFSTVGLLALLIGVIALQFPGAFAPAGTAAVGAISTVFTAIGVLLLGAGLLHALRGSK
- a CDS encoding deoxyhypusine synthase, producing the protein MKRVEHMRLRPGMSVRDLAEEMRQAGVIGAGRIGRAAEIIYEMFFDEEYTTFITLSGPLIPSGMRLIFTDLIREGYIDAVVTTGANVVHDLLEAMGRRHLIGDGEADDRELQRRGINRIYDIYVEGEAFVELERYIWSILDEIPREDRVGISINKLLREVGLRVRDGESVLYNAAKHGVPVFSPCLLDSMLGMPLWMYSKREPLLLNPIKDFDLFAEMVYEAKKAGAIILGGGVPKHHVLYMNTLRGGLDAAVQITSAREDDGSLSGAPLREAISWGKVKGDKISNIYGDATILFPLLVAAALKTP
- a CDS encoding signal recognition particle protein Srp54, with the protein product MVLERLGSSLYEALRKVLRAQAVDKDLVRELVRDFQRALLQADVNVQLVLELSKNIEKRALEERLPPGISRREHIVKVVYDELTRFVGERQEPLEIKAGRQNILMLVGVQGSGKTTTAAKLARFIQKRGFKVGLICADTFRPGAYDQLRQLAESVNIDFYGELGGRDPIAIARRGLERFKNHDVVIIDTSGRHKEEKSLLEEMRGLAEAINPHEVILVVDGTIGQQAAAQAEAFNKATSIGSIIIAKLDGSARGGGALSSVAATGAKIKFIGTGEKIEDLEPFIPARFISRLLGMGDIEGLVKRVEEAEVKVSERDVKAILSGRFTLSDMYQQFEEMRKLGPLRKILTMLPGLGYQLQDDQFDVAEEKLKRWRAMIQSMTKEERENPRILDASRIRRVARGSGTEERDVRELIKQYELMKRMLKQLRGRRGLMRLLPTKMG